The following are encoded in a window of Sminthopsis crassicaudata isolate SCR6 chromosome 3, ASM4859323v1, whole genome shotgun sequence genomic DNA:
- the ASMTL gene encoding putative bifunctional dTTP/UTP pyrophosphatase/methyltransferase protein isoform X3, protein MILEKPADKQDAYNMLSRLNGKVHSVFTGVAIVHCSSKDMHLETEVFEFYEETKVKFSDLSEELLWEYIHSGEPMDKAGGYGIQALGGMLVEYVHGDFLNVVGFPLNHFCKKLVELYYPPPKDATHHVKHDSIPSVETFEGLSDEEFGSSNSALQNVTCKLEGDTAFSSEATESLGKKEIGQHEMGETVVKYSKDMENLTKFPAPLVELLDGFKASKAIFVACKLKVFDLLKGKAILKTKDVADHINASLCGTERLLDSCTALELLKKTKQGYSNTELADKYLVSDSENSLHGYIMHANDHVWPLFTHLESAVREGINQNHRAFEKKAQDLFQDSYYHSLETKLRFMNAMDSIIKLTARDVATAFDLSQFHTACDLGGCTGALAQVLIQEYPNLKVTVFDLPNVIENVSCFQPTGQDNSRITFTSGDFFKDNIPEADLYILSRVLHDWPDDKIDALLSKISYCCKPGCALLVAEIVLGEEKIDPLRAVLQSLSMTEGKQRSNSEYKQLLEKYGFTQVQTKITGNFLDAILGFKKTAHTEN, encoded by the exons atatGCATCTAGAAACTGAAGTCTTTGAATTctatgaggaaaccaaggttaaATTTTCTGACCTGTCAGAGGAGCTTTTATGGGAATACATTCATAGTGGAGAGCCAAT gGACAAAGCTGGTGGCTATGGCATACAAGCCCTTGGAGGCATGTTAGTTGAGTATGTTCATGGAGACTTTTTGAATGTGGTAGGATTCCCACTGAACCACTTTTGCAAAAAGTTGGTAGAACTGTATTATCCACCCCCTAAAGATGCCACCCATCATGTAAAGCATGACTCAATCCCTTCAGTAGAAACCTTTGAAGGTCTAAGTGATGAAGAATTTGGcagttcaaattctgctctaCAAAATGTGACTTGCAAGCTAGAAGGTGACACTGCATTCTCTTCTGAAGCTACTGAAAGcctaggaaagaaggaaattggCCAACATGAAATGGGAGAGACTGTAGTGAAATACAGCAAGGACATGGAAAATCTGACTAAATTTCCAGCTCCTCTTGTAGAGCTTTTGGATGGCTTTAAAGCTTCAAAG gcaatatttgtGGCCTGTAAGCTAAAAGTATTTGATCTGCTGAAAGGCAAAGCCATTTTGAAGACTAAAGATGTTGCTGACCACATAAATGCATCTCTATGTGGGACTGAGAGATTACTTGATTCCTGCACAGCACttgaattattaaagaaaacCAAGCAAG GTTACAGTAATACAGAATTGGCTGATAAGTACTTGGTGTCTGATAGTGAAAATTCACTTCATGGCTATATCATGCATGCCAATGATCATGTTTGGCCACTGTTCACACATCTGGAGTCTGCTGTCAGAGAGGGAATAAATCAGAATCATCGAGCTTTTGAGAAGAAAGCTCAGGACTTATTTCAG GACTCCTATTATCACAGCTTGGAGACAAAGCTACGTTTTATGAATGCCATGGATAGTATTATCAAACTGACTGCAAGGGATGTGGCAACAGCTTTTGACCTGTCACAATTTCACACTGCTTGTGATTTGGGAG GCTGTACGGGAGCTTTGGCCCAAGTGCTAATACAAGAATATCCAAATTTAAAAGTGACTGTGTTTGACCTTCCTAATGTTATTGAAAATGTTTCTTGTTTTCAACCTACTGGACAAGACAACAGTCGAATAACTTTCACATCAG GTGACTTCTTCAAAGATAACATTCCTGAAGCTGATCTTTACATTCTTTCAAGAGTTCTCCATGATTGGCCAGATGACAAGATTGATGCATTATTAAGTAAAATTTCTTATTGCTGCAAACCAG gCTGTGCCTTGCTAGTAGCTGAAATTGTACTTGGCGAAGAGAAGATAGATCCTCTAAGAGCTGTGCTGCAGTCCCTTAGTATGACGGAAGGCAAACAGAGGAGTAACTCAGAATACAAACAGTTATTGGAAAAATATGGATTCACTCAAGTACAGACCAAGATAACAGGAAATTTTTTGGATGCTattttgggatttaaaaaaacTGCACATACAGAGAATTAA